The genome window AGCGACAGATCCGCACACGACGAATCTGAAGGCGATCAAGCCGCCCGCGACCGACTCGCCCTCGCCCGACCCGCAGCAGAAGCCCGGATCCGGCTCGACCGCCGGCGCCGCGCAGCCCGCCCCCGGCGCACAGCCGGGGGCGTCCCCGCTGCCCGGAGAGCGTCGGCAGCAGCAGCCCGCGGGCCCCTATCACCCGCCGCAGGCCTACCAGACCCAGGCTCCCGCCGGTGCCGTACGCCGCCCCCGCACCGGGGCGGGCACGATGCCCCGCACCCGCAAGGCACGCCTGCGCGTGGCCAAGGCAGACCCGTGGTCGGTGATGAAGGTCAGCTTCCTGCTCTCCATCGCGCTCGGCATCTGCACGATCGTGGCCTCCGCGGTGCTGTGGATGGTCATGGACGCGATGGGCGTCTTCTCCACGGTCGGCGGCACGATCTCGGAGGCCACCGGCTCGAACGAGTCGAACGGCTTCGACCTGCAATCGTTCCTGTCCCTGCCGCACGTCCTGACGTTCACCACGATCATCGCGGTCATCGACGTCGTCCTGGCGACGGCCCTCGCGACGCTCGGCGCCTTCATCTACAACCTGTCGGCCGGCTTCGTGGGCGGCATCGAACTGACGCTGGCGGAGGACGAGTAGACACCGCCCTCGCGCTCTCGCGGAGGCCCGGGAGCCCGCCCGCCGGGTATCGATTTTGGGACTTCCCACCTGGTGCGCTAATCTTCAGGGGTCAGCGCGCGGGAGACACACCGCAGAGCGCGGCGGGGCTATAGCTCAGTTGGTTAGAGCGCATCCCTGATAAGGATGAGGCCACAGGTTCAAATCCTGTTAGCCCCACCAGCGAGAAGACCCCCAACCGATCATGGTTGGGGGTCTTTGACATCTACGGCTGACATCAGCCGATGAGTAGATCTTCCAGCAGCTCGGCGAGCACAGCCACTTTGGCGCGAGCCTCGAAGATCATGGCCCCAACGTCGTGCTTGGCGGGCAGGCCCACAGACTGCCCGACGCGCCGGAAGCTTACGGGACCGTGATCACTCGCGCCGAAGCAGCTCCTGGCCAAAGTCGTTCCGCCGACGTTGCAGGGCAATGTGCAGGTAGGTCCTGCGCTCTTGACCCGTGGGCGGCACTCGCCGCAAGCCAGCCGGTGACATCGTGTCATATCGCATCAAATAACCCATCCACGCATAAGCTGGCGCGCGATCACAGTGAGTGACAGCTGCTTGCTTTCGGTCCATCGGTGCAGCCGATGGCAAGCCACACCAACGTGCGAGGGAGGTGCCGGTGATCAGGCGCGAGAGAAGACAGAGCGGCGCGTATCGTGGGCCGGAGCCCGAGAAGAGCGGGATTCGGCCGTGGCCGTGGGCGTGGGTGCGGGTCTGCATGGCGGGGCTGGCCATCTTGGCGGGGTTGGCCTTGCCGGCCGTCGTCCCGTCTCCGGCCTGGGCTGCGCCAGGCCCGAACGCCTACGTCGCCAACTTGGGCTCGAACGATGTGTCGGCCATTGACACGGCCACCAACACGGTCATCGCCACCATCCCCGTCGGCTCCAGTCCGTGGGGTGTCGCGGTCACCCCGGACGGTAAGCACGCCTACGTCACCAACTCGATCTCGGGCACTGTGTCGGTGATCGATACGGCCACGAACACGGTCATCGCCACCATCACCGGCTTCACCAGTCCGAGGGGCGTGGCGGTCAGCCCGGACGGCACGCGCGCCTACGTCACCAACGGGTTCTCGGGCACGGGCACTGTGTCGGTGATCGATACCGCCACCAACACGATCACCGCCACCATCCCCGTCGGCTCCGCCCCGCGGAGTGTGGCGTTCACCCCGGACGGCGCGCACGCCTACGTCACCAACTTCCTCTCGGACACGGTGTCGGTGATCGATACCGCCACGAACATGGTCATCGCCACCATCAATGTCGGTGTCGGCTCCCAGCCGGATGGGGTGGCGGTCAGCCCGAACGGCACGCGCGCCTACGTCACCAACTCGGGCACGGGCACTGTGTCGGTGATCGATACGGCCAGCAACACGGTCATCGCCACCATTGGCGTCGGCGCCAGCCCGCGAGGGGTGGCGTTCACCCCGGACGGCACGCGCGCCTACGTCGCCAACTCGGGGGGTTCGAGCAATGTGTCGGTGATCGATACCGCCACGAACACGGTCATCGCCACGATCACCGGTTTCACCGGCCCGCGGGGAGTTGCGATCACCCGGGACGGCACGCGCGTTTACGTCACCAACACGGACGCGAGCAACGTGTCGGTGATCGATACGGCCAGCAACACGGTCACCGCCACCGTCGGTGTCGGTGCCAACCCGCTCGGTATCGCGATCGCCCCGAGCCCGGGGCCCTCCTTGACCATCGCCAAGAGCCACACCGGGGACTTCATCCCAGGCCGAGTGGGCACCTACACCATCACCGTCGGCAACAACGGAACCACCGCAACCGACGGCACCACGGTCACCGTGCATGACACCGTCCCGGCAGGGCTCACCGCCCTCAGCATCGCAGGCCGCGGATGGCGCTGCACCCTGTCCACCCTCACCTGCACCCGCAGTGACGTGCTGGCCGTCGGGAGCACCTACCCGGCCATCACCCTGAGGGTCCGCGTCGCCCGCACCGCCACCGGCACGGTCACCAACACCGTCACCGTCACCGGAGGCGGCGACACCACCACCCACACCGCCACCGACCCCACCACCATCGACCCCGACCATCACAAGCCGGATCACCACGAGCCGGGCCACCACGAGCCGGGCCACCACGAGCCGGGGTACGACGAGGCCCAAGGCAAGAAGAAGTAACCCACACTCAGGAAGCCCCCTTCCTGCGGTTCCAGCCACCAGCGAGAAGACCCCCGGTCCACCAGGGCCGGGGGTCTTTGGCGTCTACGGATGGAAGCGTCGTCCGGGCGGCCTGTGCCTTTCGCAGGCATGGTCGGCGGTGTCCGCCTTTCGGCCGGCGGGAGCCGTGCCGGGGCATGGAAAGGCCCGACCGCCGGCGACGGGGGATGCACCGGCGATCGGGCTATGGCCAAGGGTAACAAGGTCATTTGTGCGGCGGGGGGCGACTGTGCGACGGCGACCCGGGGTTGTGATCCGGATCACTGTCGACCGCACGGGGGGTCGTACGAGAGGCGGGGCAGGTACTCCTGCCATTTCTCCGGCGTCAGAACGCCCCGCGTGGTCGAGCAGATGCGGCGGACGGCCTGGTCGACGTCCAGGTTCCACAGCCGGACGGTGTCCGCGCCGCTCGACACCCCGAGCAGGTGACTGGCGGGGCTGAAGGAGAGGAAGTTGCCGGTCTTGGCGTTGGGGCTCATCGACTGGCCGATGGGGGAGGCCTTGTCCGGGTCGGTGACGTTCCACAGCCGCACGGTGTTGTCGTTGCCACCGCTGGCCAGCCGGTGCCCGTCCGGGCTGAACGTCAGTGACACGACCGCCTCGGTGTGGCCGGTGAGGGCGTTGCCCAGCCGGGTGGTGTGGAGCGGGTCGGTGACGTTCCACAGCCGGACCGTGTCGTCGTCGCTGCCGCTGGCCAGTGTGTGGCCGTCCGGGCTGTAGGCGAGCGTGTTGATCGGGCCCAGATGCCCGGTGAGCGGCGAGCCGAGCGATCGCGGGCGCCGGGGGTCGGTGACGTTCCACAGCCGCACGGTCCCGTCGGCG of Streptomyces cynarae contains these proteins:
- a CDS encoding YVTN family beta-propeller repeat protein; the protein is MAGLAILAGLALPAVVPSPAWAAPGPNAYVANLGSNDVSAIDTATNTVIATIPVGSSPWGVAVTPDGKHAYVTNSISGTVSVIDTATNTVIATITGFTSPRGVAVSPDGTRAYVTNGFSGTGTVSVIDTATNTITATIPVGSAPRSVAFTPDGAHAYVTNFLSDTVSVIDTATNMVIATINVGVGSQPDGVAVSPNGTRAYVTNSGTGTVSVIDTASNTVIATIGVGASPRGVAFTPDGTRAYVANSGGSSNVSVIDTATNTVIATITGFTGPRGVAITRDGTRVYVTNTDASNVSVIDTASNTVTATVGVGANPLGIAIAPSPGPSLTIAKSHTGDFIPGRVGTYTITVGNNGTTATDGTTVTVHDTVPAGLTALSIAGRGWRCTLSTLTCTRSDVLAVGSTYPAITLRVRVARTATGTVTNTVTVTGGGDTTTHTATDPTTIDPDHHKPDHHEPGHHEPGHHEPGYDEAQGKKK
- a CDS encoding DUF3566 domain-containing protein codes for the protein MSGATGAGSTGMDTDGGGRGSAAEATDPHTTNLKAIKPPATDSPSPDPQQKPGSGSTAGAAQPAPGAQPGASPLPGERRQQQPAGPYHPPQAYQTQAPAGAVRRPRTGAGTMPRTRKARLRVAKADPWSVMKVSFLLSIALGICTIVASAVLWMVMDAMGVFSTVGGTISEATGSNESNGFDLQSFLSLPHVLTFTTIIAVIDVVLATALATLGAFIYNLSAGFVGGIELTLAEDE